ATTCCATAGTATTTTTTAAATAATTTACTAAAATGGTATACATCTTCATAACCAACACTGTTGGCTATGCTTTTTATGCTACCGCCTTCTAAAGTAAGCAGGATATCCCTTGCTTTTTCCAGTCTGATTTTTATCAAGTAGTTTATTGGCGATTCCCCTGTCTCCTCTTTAAATATCTTTGAAATATACACAGGGCTCAGATACATATTATGTGCAATTTGGTCTAAAGATATCTTATTTTCATAATTTTCGTTCAGATAATTTATAATTTTTTTCACGGCATAACTCTTATTATAAGATTCAAAATTACAGCTTTTCTGACCTGTACTCTCTACCTCCATAATGTCACGCAGCATCATTAGTAAAATCTGGATTAGATGTGCTTTTAGCATAAAATACTTGCCCACCTGACAGGCTTCGTTCTCTGCAATCATGGCATAACAGTGCTTTGATATCTCCTGTTTTGTCTCTGCCGTAGTATGTAAAACATACCCTCCATCCTTAAGTACAATGGAATTGGGCGGC
The nucleotide sequence above comes from Anaerocolumna cellulosilytica. Encoded proteins:
- a CDS encoding AraC family transcriptional regulator — translated: MCQHQFDITYYDLNPTIFFASKQKMLTESNYHDHDFTEFTYILSGKGKYLVEGIVYDVEAGDVIICNPGVKHQNIMVNPKEPTVEFFAGFTDFQFKNMPPNSIVLKDGGYVLHTTAETKQEISKHCYAMIAENEACQVGKYFMLKAHLIQILLMMLRDIMEVESTGQKSCNFESYNKSYAVKKIINYLNENYENKISLDQIAHNMYLSPVYISKIFKEETGESPINYLIKIRLEKARDILLTLEGGSIKSIANSVGYEDVYHFSKLFKKYYGISPLYYKKTAMEKIAEEMSRA